A window of Rubricoccus marinus contains these coding sequences:
- the thiD gene encoding bifunctional hydroxymethylpyrimidine kinase/phosphomethylpyrimidine kinase, which produces MNTALTIAGSDSGGGAGIQADLKTFEALGVFGTSAITAITAQNTLGVSRVDVLPPEAVTAQIDAVAADFTLGAVKTGMLATAEIVHAVADAVERLGLAPLVVDPVMVATSGDALLTPEAVDAYRERLMPLATILTPNTHEAEALLGWPVRTLEDARRAAAELREAGAGAVLVKGGHLEGEQDAVDVLADDAGERLYRAERIETTSTHGTGCTLASAIAAYLASGADLRDAVSGAKRYLTEAIRHAPGLGSGNGPVRHLWRLTQL; this is translated from the coding sequence GTGAACACCGCTCTCACCATCGCCGGCTCCGATTCTGGAGGAGGCGCCGGCATCCAGGCCGATCTCAAGACCTTTGAGGCGCTCGGCGTTTTCGGCACCAGCGCGATCACGGCGATCACCGCGCAGAACACGCTCGGCGTGAGCCGCGTGGACGTGCTCCCGCCAGAGGCCGTCACGGCGCAGATCGACGCGGTCGCAGCGGATTTCACGCTCGGCGCCGTCAAAACCGGAATGCTGGCGACGGCCGAGATCGTCCACGCCGTTGCCGACGCCGTCGAGCGCCTAGGCCTCGCGCCGCTCGTCGTGGACCCCGTCATGGTCGCCACCTCGGGCGACGCGCTTCTGACGCCAGAGGCCGTAGACGCCTACCGCGAGCGCCTGATGCCTCTGGCGACGATCCTCACGCCCAACACGCACGAGGCTGAGGCGCTGCTGGGTTGGCCGGTCCGCACGCTGGAGGACGCGCGACGGGCGGCGGCGGAGCTTCGCGAGGCGGGCGCAGGCGCAGTGTTGGTCAAAGGCGGACACCTGGAAGGGGAGCAGGACGCCGTGGACGTTCTCGCCGACGATGCAGGCGAGCGGCTGTACCGCGCCGAGCGCATCGAGACGACGAGTACGCACGGGACGGGCTGCACGCTCGCCTCCGCGATCGCCGCGTACCTGGCCTCTGGCGCCGATCTGCGCGATGCCGTCTCCGGCGCCAAGCGCTACCTCACCGAGGCGATCCGCCACGCGCCCGGCCTTGGAAGCGGGAACGGACCCGTGCGGCACCTCTGGCGCCTCACGCAACTGTGA
- a CDS encoding amidase, with protein sequence MPSRRQFLALGAAAGAATVLPAPLAAHAAMPGAPPRAPLAPEARREDVTVEDIAHAETVLGLSFRPEQRELMLPDVNWRRGTYETIRENEPPNHVAPLLAPDFPAPPAPRGPMHVRIPERVRMTPSEADLAFASLPELAALLRARRVSSVELTELFLGRLKRYDPELKVVISLLEERAMNTARARDADLARGLDRGPLHGIPYGAKDLLAARGARTTWGAEPYREQVLDEDAAVVELLEASGAVLVAKLSLGALAWGDVWFGGRTNSPWDTEEGSSGSSAGPGAAVAAGLVPFAIGSETYGSIVSPSTRNGVTGHRPTFGRVSTRGAMALCWSLDKLGPMTRSAEDAALVFDAIRDVGTARGDLGFPFDGASGVQGMRVGYVPALFEGDDAGARADRATLDVLRGLGVDLVEVALPDGPEATACMDMTVTAEAAAAFDGLTRSGEVDQLVRQERFAWPNTFRHGRLIPAVEYINAQRIRQRLVQETEAAFGAVRAIVTPTFGGSQLALTNLTGHPAVCIPNGFFPLEAEDGTPLAPEAAARRTPHSITFLGPLYGDHAPLVLAHAVQGATDWSRQRPPVGA encoded by the coding sequence ATGCCGAGCCGCCGTCAGTTCCTCGCCCTCGGCGCCGCCGCGGGCGCCGCCACTGTTCTTCCCGCGCCTCTGGCGGCCCACGCGGCCATGCCCGGCGCGCCGCCGCGCGCGCCTCTGGCGCCAGAGGCCCGGCGCGAGGACGTGACCGTCGAGGACATCGCGCACGCCGAGACCGTCCTCGGGCTCAGCTTCCGGCCCGAGCAGCGCGAGCTCATGCTGCCCGACGTGAACTGGCGCCGGGGCACCTACGAGACGATCCGCGAGAATGAGCCGCCCAACCACGTCGCGCCGCTCCTCGCGCCGGACTTCCCCGCGCCGCCGGCGCCGCGCGGGCCGATGCACGTCCGCATTCCCGAGCGCGTCCGCATGACGCCGTCGGAGGCAGACCTGGCCTTTGCGAGTCTGCCCGAACTCGCCGCGCTGCTCCGCGCGCGCCGCGTCTCGTCGGTGGAATTGACCGAGCTGTTCCTGGGCCGCCTCAAGCGATACGATCCCGAACTCAAGGTCGTGATCTCGTTGCTGGAGGAGCGCGCCATGAACACCGCCCGTGCGCGCGACGCCGACCTCGCCAGAGGCCTGGACCGTGGCCCGCTCCACGGGATCCCGTATGGCGCCAAGGACCTCCTCGCCGCCAGAGGCGCCCGCACGACCTGGGGCGCCGAGCCCTACCGCGAGCAGGTCCTCGACGAGGACGCGGCGGTCGTCGAACTCCTCGAAGCCTCTGGCGCCGTGCTCGTGGCCAAGCTTTCGCTCGGCGCGCTCGCGTGGGGCGACGTGTGGTTCGGCGGGCGCACAAACAGCCCGTGGGACACAGAGGAGGGAAGCAGTGGCAGCAGCGCCGGGCCGGGCGCGGCCGTCGCAGCGGGGCTCGTGCCGTTCGCGATCGGGAGCGAGACGTACGGCTCTATCGTGAGCCCGTCCACGCGCAACGGCGTCACCGGCCACCGGCCCACGTTTGGGCGCGTCTCCACGCGCGGCGCGATGGCGCTGTGCTGGAGCCTGGACAAGCTCGGCCCCATGACGCGATCCGCCGAGGACGCCGCGCTCGTCTTCGACGCCATTCGCGACGTGGGCACCGCCAGAGGCGACCTCGGCTTCCCGTTCGATGGCGCCTCTGGCGTGCAGGGCATGCGCGTCGGCTACGTCCCGGCTCTGTTCGAGGGCGACGACGCCGGCGCCCGCGCCGACCGCGCAACGCTGGACGTGCTCCGAGGGCTGGGCGTAGACCTCGTCGAAGTCGCGCTGCCCGACGGTCCCGAGGCGACCGCATGCATGGACATGACCGTCACTGCCGAAGCCGCCGCCGCGTTCGACGGCCTCACGCGCTCCGGCGAGGTGGACCAGCTCGTGCGGCAGGAGCGCTTCGCGTGGCCCAACACCTTCCGCCACGGCCGCCTGATCCCCGCCGTGGAGTACATCAACGCGCAGCGCATCCGCCAGAGGCTCGTGCAGGAAACCGAGGCCGCGTTCGGCGCCGTACGTGCCATTGTGACGCCCACGTTTGGCGGCAGCCAACTCGCGCTGACCAACCTGACGGGGCACCCGGCGGTCTGCATCCCCAACGGCTTCTTCCCGCTGGAGGCCGAGGATGGCACGCCTCTGGCGCCAGAGGCTGCCGCGCGGCGCACGCCGCACTCCATCACGTTTCTCGGCCCGCTCTACGGCGACCACGCGCCGCTGGTGCTCGCCCACGCCGTGCAGGGCGCGACGGACTGGAGCCGCCAGAGGCCGCCGGTGGGCGCGTGA
- a CDS encoding gluconokinase has protein sequence MQKSTAPSGSPARSVRGNPRVIVVAGPSGSGKTTLGRALAAHLGWAFEDADDYHAPEAVAKMGAGKGLTDADRAPWLDRLAALIQERATLGPPTVLSCSALTRAYRERLTRAASGVALVWLAVPEHLLRQRLTSRPGHFAGAALLPSQLATVEPLASEEGLALDGSRPLTALVREVAAWV, from the coding sequence ATGCAGAAGTCTACAGCCCCCTCTGGCAGCCCGGCGCGAAGCGTCCGCGGAAACCCCCGCGTGATCGTCGTGGCCGGTCCGTCCGGCTCGGGCAAGACCACGTTGGGGCGCGCCCTCGCGGCGCACCTCGGCTGGGCGTTCGAGGACGCCGACGACTACCACGCGCCAGAGGCCGTCGCCAAGATGGGCGCGGGCAAAGGGCTCACCGACGCCGACCGCGCGCCGTGGCTGGACCGCCTCGCGGCGCTGATCCAGGAGCGCGCCACCCTCGGACCGCCGACCGTTCTCTCGTGCTCGGCCCTCACGCGCGCCTACCGCGAGCGCCTCACCCGTGCGGCCTCTGGCGTCGCCCTCGTCTGGCTCGCCGTTCCCGAACACCTCTTGCGCCAGAGGCTGACGTCTCGGCCCGGGCACTTCGCGGGCGCGGCGCTCCTGCCAAGCCAACTCGCGACGGTCGAACCGCTCGCATCAGAAGAAGGGCTCGCGCTCGACGGCTCGCGGCCTCTGACGGCACTCGTGCGGGAGGTCGCAGCCTGGGTCTAG
- a CDS encoding class I fructose-bisphosphate aldolase, giving the protein MADVTSRIQELLGDEADDLLGFSNPKISKDQLHLPGPDFVSEVFGQSDRSIPVMRSLEQMFEHGRIGGTGYLSILPVDQGIEHGAGASFAKNPAYFDPANIVELAIEGGCNAVATTYGALGMVARKYAHKIPLIMKINHNELLTYPNTYDQVMYARVEEAWNMGCAAIGATVYFGSDNSMRQLQEVTETFALAHELGMATILWCYVRNGAFTIDGTNHEASADTTGQANHLGATIEADILKQKQPTSNGGFKALNTGDSSYGKLDERIYSELTSDHPIDLTRYQVANGFMGRAGLINSGGGSGANDMAQAVRTAVINKRAGGMGLISGRKAFQKPMNEGVEILQAIQDVYLDESITIA; this is encoded by the coding sequence ATGGCTGACGTCACGTCCCGCATTCAGGAACTCCTCGGCGATGAGGCCGACGACCTCCTCGGCTTCTCGAACCCGAAGATCTCCAAGGACCAACTCCACCTCCCCGGCCCCGACTTCGTCAGCGAGGTCTTCGGCCAGAGCGACCGCTCCATCCCGGTCATGCGCTCGCTGGAGCAGATGTTCGAGCACGGACGCATCGGCGGGACGGGCTACCTGTCCATCCTGCCCGTGGACCAGGGCATCGAGCACGGCGCGGGCGCGTCGTTCGCAAAGAACCCGGCCTACTTCGACCCGGCCAACATCGTCGAGCTCGCCATCGAGGGCGGCTGCAACGCCGTCGCGACGACCTACGGCGCGCTCGGCATGGTGGCGCGGAAGTACGCGCACAAGATCCCGTTGATCATGAAGATCAACCACAACGAGCTCCTCACCTACCCCAACACCTACGACCAGGTGATGTACGCCCGCGTCGAGGAGGCGTGGAACATGGGCTGCGCCGCCATCGGCGCGACGGTCTACTTCGGGTCGGACAACTCCATGCGTCAGCTGCAGGAGGTCACCGAGACGTTCGCCCTCGCGCACGAGCTCGGCATGGCCACCATCCTGTGGTGCTACGTCCGCAACGGCGCCTTCACCATCGACGGCACCAACCACGAGGCCAGCGCCGACACGACGGGCCAGGCCAACCACCTCGGCGCGACGATCGAGGCGGACATCCTCAAGCAGAAGCAGCCCACCTCCAACGGCGGCTTCAAGGCGCTCAACACCGGCGACTCCTCCTACGGCAAGCTGGACGAGCGGATCTACTCCGAGCTCACGAGCGACCACCCCATCGATCTCACGCGCTACCAGGTCGCCAACGGGTTCATGGGCCGCGCGGGGCTCATCAACTCCGGCGGCGGCTCCGGCGCCAACGACATGGCGCAGGCGGTCCGCACGGCGGTCATCAACAAGCGCGCCGGCGGCATGGGCCTCATCTCGGGCCGCAAGGCGTTCCAGAAGCCCATGAACGAGGGCGTCGAGATCCTCCAGGCCATCCAAGACGTGTACCTGGACGAGAGCATCACCATCGCTTAA
- a CDS encoding thiamine phosphate synthase, with protein MREAEDASGAGAPPALPRLLLIADGFASGRGEGPLAQTPERVRKLAAEAVATGVRWVMLRDHAADDAVFFRAAGRVVERLRDITPEVRIAVNRRPETARRLRADLHVGARGSALGVGSMVANALETAAVVGVSAHVPDEIAQAAASGASYALFSPVYRTSSHPEAAPAGLARLRAACEAAPEAFPVLALGGLTPSRVAECRAAGAHGIAVLSAILDAHRPARAVQGFLDAVSA; from the coding sequence GTGAGGGAGGCCGAGGACGCCTCTGGCGCAGGTGCGCCCCCCGCACTTCCACGGCTGTTGCTCATCGCCGACGGGTTCGCCAGCGGCCGCGGCGAGGGGCCTCTGGCGCAAACGCCCGAGCGCGTTCGGAAGCTCGCCGCCGAGGCCGTCGCCACCGGCGTGCGCTGGGTGATGCTGCGCGACCACGCGGCGGACGACGCGGTGTTTTTCCGCGCGGCGGGCCGCGTCGTGGAGCGCCTACGCGACATCACGCCAGAGGTCCGCATCGCCGTCAACCGCCGTCCTGAAACCGCGCGCCGCCTCCGCGCCGATCTCCACGTCGGCGCGCGCGGTTCGGCGTTGGGTGTGGGGTCGATGGTGGCAAACGCGCTCGAAACCGCTGCGGTCGTGGGCGTCTCCGCGCACGTACCGGACGAGATCGCGCAGGCCGCCGCCTCTGGCGCGAGCTACGCGCTGTTCTCGCCCGTGTATCGAACCTCGTCCCACCCTGAAGCGGCGCCCGCCGGCCTCGCGAGGCTCCGTGCCGCGTGCGAAGCCGCGCCAGAAGCCTTCCCCGTCCTCGCGCTCGGCGGCCTCACGCCCAGCCGCGTCGCCGAGTGCCGCGCCGCAGGCGCGCACGGCATCGCGGTTCTCTCAGCGATCCTGGACGCGCACCGCCCGGCCCGCGCCGTCCAGGGATTTCTCGATGCCGTCAGCGCGTAG
- a CDS encoding thiazole synthase: MTESHTSPGASGDALAPEADTWTVGGLTLSSRVLLGTSRYPSLQSLLDSVDASGTQLVTVGVRRIDLTESGGTSLLSALRQRHSAERPLHLLPNTAGCYTAREAVLTAQLAREALETDRVKLEVIGEDETLYPDAIELVKAAGELVADGFEVFAYCGDDPVTARRLADMGCAAVMPLGAPIGSGMGLTNPYALRILREILPDVPLVVDAGIGTASDAALAMELGYDGILLNTAVAGAERPPQMAAAMRHATLAGRLAHLAGRIPRRLYAEASTPEAGRIELRP; encoded by the coding sequence ATGACCGAATCTCACACGTCGCCCGGCGCCTCTGGCGACGCACTCGCGCCAGAGGCCGACACGTGGACCGTCGGCGGGCTCACGCTGAGCTCGCGCGTGCTGCTTGGCACGAGCCGGTACCCCAGCCTTCAGTCGCTCCTGGACAGCGTGGACGCCAGCGGCACCCAACTCGTGACCGTCGGCGTGCGGCGCATCGACCTGACGGAGAGCGGCGGCACGTCGCTGCTGAGCGCGCTGCGCCAGAGGCATTCGGCTGAGCGCCCGCTCCACCTGCTCCCCAACACGGCGGGCTGCTACACCGCGCGAGAGGCCGTTCTGACGGCGCAACTCGCGCGAGAGGCGTTGGAAACGGACCGCGTCAAGCTCGAAGTGATCGGCGAGGACGAGACGCTCTACCCGGACGCGATTGAGCTGGTCAAGGCAGCGGGCGAACTCGTAGCCGATGGCTTCGAGGTGTTCGCCTACTGCGGCGACGACCCGGTCACGGCCCGGCGCCTGGCCGACATGGGGTGCGCGGCGGTGATGCCGCTCGGCGCGCCCATCGGCAGCGGCATGGGGCTCACGAACCCGTACGCGCTCCGCATCCTCCGCGAGATCCTGCCCGACGTGCCGCTCGTCGTGGACGCCGGCATCGGGACCGCCTCGGACGCTGCCCTCGCGATGGAGCTGGGCTACGACGGCATCCTCCTCAACACGGCCGTCGCCGGCGCCGAGCGGCCACCGCAGATGGCCGCCGCCATGCGCCACGCGACCCTCGCCGGCCGCCTCGCGCACCTCGCCGGCCGCATCCCACGCCGCCTCTACGCCGAGGCCTCTACCCCAGAGGCCGGGCGCATCGAACTGAGGCCGTGA
- a CDS encoding M48 family metallopeptidase, translated as MRLPLALVLFSLVGSAAVLPGCATIAGTNYYSVDQEWELGRQVEADLNRQLRLVNDRALTQYVQTMGQRMVQQTTLSGQRWRFYVVADDAINAFNAPGGLIYVNTGLIKRVGSAAELAGAIAHEVGHGVARHGTSRLSKANDANAVAGAVLGTDPGVAEQIAAQIVAQGTFASFSRGAEREADELGVQLMAATGYNPDGLVQLLQRLAEQGEGGGIAFLRTHPLSSERAANVRALARSVNRSGLRMNESGFDAAKRAASRY; from the coding sequence ATGCGACTCCCTCTCGCTCTCGTTCTCTTCTCCCTCGTCGGCAGCGCCGCCGTTCTGCCCGGATGCGCCACGATCGCCGGTACCAACTACTACTCCGTGGATCAGGAGTGGGAGTTGGGCCGCCAGGTCGAAGCCGATCTGAACCGACAACTCCGCCTCGTCAATGACCGCGCGCTGACACAGTATGTCCAAACGATGGGACAGCGCATGGTGCAGCAGACGACGCTTTCCGGCCAGCGCTGGCGGTTCTACGTGGTCGCGGACGACGCGATCAACGCGTTCAACGCGCCGGGCGGCCTGATCTACGTCAACACCGGGCTCATCAAGCGCGTCGGTAGCGCGGCCGAACTGGCGGGCGCGATCGCGCACGAGGTGGGGCACGGCGTGGCGCGCCATGGCACCTCTCGGCTCTCCAAGGCGAACGACGCCAACGCGGTCGCCGGCGCTGTCCTGGGCACGGATCCCGGCGTGGCCGAGCAGATCGCGGCGCAGATCGTCGCGCAGGGCACGTTCGCGAGCTTCTCGCGCGGCGCAGAGCGCGAGGCCGACGAACTCGGCGTCCAACTCATGGCCGCGACGGGCTACAACCCAGACGGGCTCGTGCAGCTTCTCCAGCGCCTCGCGGAGCAGGGCGAAGGCGGAGGCATCGCGTTTCTGCGGACGCACCCGCTCTCGTCCGAGCGCGCCGCCAACGTGCGAGCGCTCGCGCGGAGCGTCAACCGTAGCGGCCTACGCATGAACGAGTCGGGCTTCGACGCGGCCAAGCGCGCCGCCTCGCGCTACTAG
- a CDS encoding flotillin family protein codes for MLELLGIGGIVGIVVVVTVVLLIILVASRYKTVSPDEAMIITGAALGGKNVLTDESARRVKIIRGGGAFIVPIVQQKEYISLLSHKLDVSTPEVYTSEGVPVLTDGVAVIKVGSSVEDVATAAEQFLGKPDEELRAEAREVLEGHLRAILGTLTVEEVYRNRDKFAQEVQSVAARDLKKMGLQIVSFTIKDVRDKNGYLEALGRPRIAAIKRDADIAEAEATRDARIKKANADEEGQKAELIRDTNVAEANKAKELKVAAFKQEQDTAKASADLAYSVQEAISQKAVVEEQMQVELVRKEREVDLEKLEIVRRENQYDSEVKKKADADRYAVEQSAEASKLQQMRRAEARQFEIEAEAKAKAEAKRLDGQAVGDATRAEGLAQADVIRQRGLAEAEAKEKLAEAFEKFGEAAVLDLLAKMMPDLAREIAAPLASIDKLTVVDTGGGEGVGRLTNTVAQLMATTPELVKGITGVDLGAMANRLTSERQEPTAKPAASGDGASSTPALSTGAAPEADEA; via the coding sequence ATGCTAGAGCTTCTCGGAATCGGTGGCATCGTCGGCATTGTCGTCGTCGTCACGGTCGTCCTCCTCATCATCCTCGTCGCGAGCCGGTACAAGACGGTCTCGCCGGATGAGGCCATGATCATCACCGGCGCCGCGCTGGGCGGCAAGAACGTCCTCACGGACGAGAGCGCCCGCCGCGTCAAGATCATCCGCGGTGGCGGCGCCTTTATCGTGCCCATCGTGCAGCAGAAGGAGTACATCTCGCTGCTCTCGCACAAGCTCGATGTCTCCACGCCAGAGGTCTACACGTCCGAGGGCGTGCCGGTCCTGACGGACGGCGTGGCGGTGATCAAGGTCGGCTCGTCCGTAGAGGACGTGGCGACGGCCGCCGAGCAGTTCCTGGGCAAGCCCGACGAGGAGCTCCGCGCCGAGGCCCGGGAGGTCTTGGAGGGCCACCTGCGCGCCATCCTGGGCACGCTGACCGTGGAGGAGGTGTATCGCAACCGCGACAAGTTCGCGCAAGAGGTGCAGTCCGTCGCCGCCCGCGACCTGAAGAAGATGGGGCTCCAGATCGTGAGCTTCACCATCAAGGACGTGCGCGACAAGAACGGCTACTTGGAAGCGCTCGGACGCCCGCGCATCGCCGCCATCAAGCGCGACGCCGACATCGCCGAGGCCGAGGCTACGCGCGACGCCCGCATCAAAAAAGCCAACGCGGACGAGGAGGGCCAGAAGGCGGAGCTGATCCGCGACACGAACGTCGCCGAAGCCAACAAGGCGAAAGAGCTGAAGGTCGCCGCGTTTAAGCAGGAGCAGGACACCGCGAAGGCGTCCGCCGACCTCGCGTACTCCGTCCAGGAGGCGATCTCTCAGAAGGCCGTGGTCGAGGAGCAGATGCAGGTCGAGCTCGTGCGCAAGGAGCGCGAGGTGGACCTGGAGAAGCTGGAGATCGTGCGCCGCGAGAACCAGTACGACTCCGAGGTCAAGAAAAAGGCCGACGCCGACCGTTACGCCGTGGAGCAGTCCGCGGAGGCGAGCAAGCTGCAGCAGATGCGCCGCGCCGAGGCTCGCCAGTTCGAGATCGAGGCCGAGGCGAAGGCAAAGGCCGAGGCCAAGCGCCTGGACGGCCAGGCCGTCGGTGACGCGACACGCGCCGAGGGCCTCGCCCAGGCCGACGTGATCCGCCAGCGCGGTCTCGCCGAGGCCGAGGCTAAGGAGAAGCTCGCCGAGGCGTTCGAGAAGTTCGGCGAGGCCGCGGTCTTGGACCTGCTTGCCAAGATGATGCCCGACCTCGCGAGAGAGATCGCCGCGCCTCTGGCGTCGATCGACAAGCTCACGGTCGTGGACACCGGCGGCGGCGAGGGCGTCGGGCGCCTGACGAACACCGTCGCGCAGCTCATGGCGACGACGCCGGAGCTCGTCAAGGGCATCACCGGCGTCGACCTCGGCGCGATGGCGAACCGCCTCACAAGCGAACGCCAGGAACCGACCGCCAAGCCGGCCGCCTCTGGCGACGGCGCCTCCTCCACGCCAGCGCTCTCGACGGGCGCGGCGCCAGAGGCGGACGAAGCCTAG
- a CDS encoding NAD(P)/FAD-dependent oxidoreductase, producing the protein MDADIVIAGAGLAGACAALALAPRRRVVVLDSGEPGASHAAAGLVNPFLGRKAKRAWRASGALDALDELVERADARGLWRQEGVLRPAMNEKQAAVFRERQAEHADRLSWLSPEASRERFSAVTAPFGALWVREGGHIEIPALVEAFLGAAVRAGAEVWHQRLTGWEGGRALTDREEIQTARLFLCTGAATPPLAPSLPLHGVKGQTIRLRTPEPLDLPAVSGSTYVVPLAPREVVVGATFDHTWDTLEPTPEATAMLHERASGVVPALEGAEVVEARTGIRMTVPEAARPGRLPILGPLAPEAPGVWAFAGLGAKGLLTAPLLARHLPAWLDALEAIWPEVSSLGLWRERR; encoded by the coding sequence ATGGACGCCGACATCGTGATCGCCGGAGCCGGGCTCGCCGGAGCCTGCGCCGCCCTCGCACTCGCGCCGAGGCGGCGCGTGGTGGTGCTGGACAGCGGCGAGCCGGGCGCGAGCCACGCCGCCGCCGGGCTCGTCAACCCGTTCCTCGGCCGCAAAGCCAAACGCGCCTGGCGTGCCTCTGGCGCCCTAGATGCCCTCGATGAACTGGTAGAACGCGCCGATGCGCGCGGCCTCTGGCGCCAGGAAGGCGTCCTCCGCCCCGCGATGAACGAGAAGCAGGCAGCGGTTTTCCGCGAGCGGCAGGCCGAGCACGCCGACCGGCTGAGTTGGCTCTCGCCAGAGGCGTCACGCGAGCGCTTTTCGGCCGTAACGGCGCCGTTCGGCGCGCTCTGGGTACGCGAAGGCGGCCATATCGAGATTCCCGCTCTCGTAGAAGCGTTTCTCGGTGCCGCCGTCCGCGCAGGCGCTGAAGTCTGGCACCAGAGGCTCACGGGGTGGGAAGGCGGGCGGGCCCTCACCGACCGGGAGGAGATTCAGACGGCCCGCCTTTTCCTCTGCACGGGGGCCGCCACCCCACCTCTGGCGCCTTCGCTCCCGCTCCACGGCGTCAAAGGCCAGACGATCCGGCTGCGCACGCCCGAGCCTCTGGACCTGCCTGCCGTCTCCGGCAGCACCTACGTCGTGCCACTGGCGCCGCGCGAGGTCGTCGTCGGCGCCACGTTCGATCATACGTGGGACACGCTGGAGCCCACGCCAGAGGCTACGGCGATGCTGCACGAGCGCGCCTCTGGCGTCGTCCCGGCGCTCGAGGGCGCCGAGGTGGTCGAGGCCCGCACGGGGATTCGCATGACCGTCCCCGAGGCCGCGCGACCCGGACGGCTTCCCATACTTGGGCCTCTGGCGCCGGAGGCGCCGGGCGTTTGGGCGTTCGCGGGTCTGGGCGCCAAGGGCCTCCTCACCGCGCCGCTGCTCGCGCGGCACCTCCCCGCGTGGCTGGACGCGCTAGAGGCCATATGGCCCGAGGTCTCCTCGCTCGGCCTGTGGCGAGAGCGCCGCTGA
- the thiS gene encoding sulfur carrier protein ThiS, protein MTTRTHTIHVNGEAREVPEGLTLRALLAHLGRDPDQPGVAVAHDDRVVRRALWDETPLAEGSRVEIITASQGG, encoded by the coding sequence ATGACGACACGCACCCACACCATCCACGTCAACGGCGAGGCGCGCGAGGTGCCCGAAGGGCTCACGCTGCGCGCGCTCCTTGCGCATCTCGGCCGCGATCCCGACCAGCCCGGCGTCGCCGTCGCCCACGACGACCGCGTGGTGCGCCGCGCGCTCTGGGACGAGACGCCGCTGGCGGAAGGCAGCCGCGTGGAGATCATCACAGCCTCCCAGGGCGGATGA
- the thiO gene encoding glycine oxidase ThiO, with protein sequence MSTPEAEVVIVGGGIAGMGAAWALAKAGRRVTILERGELGRGASWAAAGMLAPAAEIGFDELDLYGLGRESLGLWPAYAREVEAASGESVGFDSAGTLVVADDRDSARALRRLYQFQERQGVPVTWLSGPEAAELEPALTSRIPAAILSPEDHQVDPRAVVRALAAACRASGVSVREHAPVVAVRGGEAPEAVLASGETVGGQAVVIAAGAQSGTLAGLDPAPPVRPVKGQALSVRMNADVSFGRVIRGPRAYLVPKADGRLVIGATSEERGEDTALTAGGLYRLLEGAVRVAPGVEELDVIETWAGLRPASQDHAPILGRSRQRRLVLASGAYRHGFLLLPAMAALVAADVEAVLSGEPSAIPPPFAATRF encoded by the coding sequence TTGAGCACGCCAGAGGCCGAGGTCGTGATCGTAGGCGGCGGCATCGCCGGAATGGGCGCGGCGTGGGCGCTCGCGAAGGCGGGCCGTCGCGTGACCATCCTGGAGCGCGGCGAGTTGGGCCGCGGCGCGAGCTGGGCCGCCGCCGGGATGCTCGCCCCCGCGGCTGAGATCGGCTTCGATGAGTTGGACCTGTACGGGCTTGGCCGCGAGTCGCTCGGCCTGTGGCCGGCGTACGCCCGCGAAGTGGAAGCGGCCTCTGGCGAGAGCGTCGGGTTCGACTCCGCCGGGACGCTCGTCGTAGCCGACGACCGCGACAGCGCACGAGCGCTGCGGCGGCTCTACCAGTTTCAGGAGCGCCAGGGCGTGCCTGTTACCTGGCTCTCCGGGCCCGAAGCGGCCGAGCTCGAACCGGCGCTCACGTCCCGCATTCCGGCCGCGATCCTCTCGCCAGAGGATCATCAGGTGGACCCGCGCGCCGTCGTGCGCGCGCTCGCTGCCGCGTGCCGGGCCTCTGGCGTGAGCGTGCGCGAGCACGCCCCTGTCGTGGCTGTCCGCGGAGGCGAGGCGCCAGAGGCGGTTCTGGCCTCGGGCGAGACGGTAGGTGGCCAGGCGGTCGTGATCGCGGCGGGGGCGCAGAGCGGGACGCTGGCGGGGCTGGACCCGGCGCCGCCCGTCCGCCCCGTCAAGGGGCAGGCGCTGTCGGTCCGCATGAACGCCGACGTCTCGTTCGGCCGCGTGATCCGCGGCCCGCGCGCCTACCTCGTGCCCAAGGCCGACGGCCGGCTGGTCATCGGCGCGACGAGCGAGGAGAGGGGAGAGGACACCGCGCTCACGGCCGGAGGGCTTTACCGCCTGCTCGAAGGCGCCGTCCGCGTCGCGCCCGGCGTTGAGGAACTGGACGTGATCGAGACGTGGGCGGGGCTCCGCCCGGCGAGCCAGGACCACGCGCCGATCCTGGGCCGCTCGCGCCAGAGGCGCCTCGTGTTGGCCTCTGGCGCCTACCGCCACGGCTTCTTGCTGCTCCCCGCCATGGCCGCGCTCGTCGCCGCAGATGTGGAGGCGGTGCTCTCCGGTGAGCCCAGCGCCATCCCGCCGCCGTTCGCGGCCACCCGCTTCTAG